A genomic region of Paramormyrops kingsleyae isolate MSU_618 chromosome 19, PKINGS_0.4, whole genome shotgun sequence contains the following coding sequences:
- the LOC111836254 gene encoding AN1-type zinc finger protein 3 homolog isoform X1: protein MGDTGSERSKPPSLPPRCPCGFWGSSKMRNLCSKCFANVQKKQLDEDCAPGPSPSSGSSQSSAFSSDISSSSSSHSLPSDPIKLEQMTAEDKATILMPVQEKVSSTDTGSATLLTASKRPHDSDTGPEEEATAAKRARPSEEGASHGGQKQRSRRRCHCCQSKLELVQQELGLCRCGNVFCMLHRLPEQHDCRFDHLGRGRQEAVLKMVKLDRKVGRSCQRIGEECS, encoded by the exons ATGGGGGACACGGGCAGTGAGCGCAGCAAGCCGCCCAGTTTACCGCCCCGATGTCCCTGTGGATTCTGGGG CTCCAGCAAGATGAGGAACCTCTGCTCCAAATGCTTTGCAA ACGTACAGAAGAAGCAGCTGGATGAGGACTGTGCTCCAGGACCCAGCCCCAGCTCTGGCAGCAGTCAGTCCTCAGCCTTTAGCAGtgacatcagcagcagcagcagtagccATTCGCTCCCATCAGACCCCATCAAGTTAGAGCAGATGACAGCAGAAGACAAAGCAACCATATTAATGCCCGTTCAGGAGA AAGTTTCCAGCACAGACACAGGCTCGGCTACGCTGCTGACAGCCTCCAAACGGCCTCACGACTCAG ACACGGGGCCAGAAGAGGAGGCGACGGCGGCGAAGAGGGCGAGGCCCAGTGAGGAGGGTGCGTCCCACGGCGGGCAGAAGCAGAGGAGCCGGCGGCGATGCCACTGCTGCCAGAGCAAACTGGAGCTGGTGCAGCAGGAGCTGGGCCTGTGCCGCTGTG GTAACGTCTTCTGCATGCTGCACCGTCTACCCGAGCAACACGACTGCCGTTTCGACCACCTGGGTCGCGGTCGCCAGGAGGCCGTGCTTAAGATGGTAAAGCTGGATCGCAAGGTGGGCCGGTCATGCCAGCGCATCGGGGAGGAGTGTTCCTGA
- the LOC111836254 gene encoding AN1-type zinc finger protein 3 homolog isoform X2 produces MRMYSSSKMRNLCSKCFANVQKKQLDEDCAPGPSPSSGSSQSSAFSSDISSSSSSHSLPSDPIKLEQMTAEDKATILMPVQEKVSSTDTGSATLLTASKRPHDSDTGPEEEATAAKRARPSEEGASHGGQKQRSRRRCHCCQSKLELVQQELGLCRCGNVFCMLHRLPEQHDCRFDHLGRGRQEAVLKMVKLDRKVGRSCQRIGEECS; encoded by the exons ATGAGAATGTACAG CTCCAGCAAGATGAGGAACCTCTGCTCCAAATGCTTTGCAA ACGTACAGAAGAAGCAGCTGGATGAGGACTGTGCTCCAGGACCCAGCCCCAGCTCTGGCAGCAGTCAGTCCTCAGCCTTTAGCAGtgacatcagcagcagcagcagtagccATTCGCTCCCATCAGACCCCATCAAGTTAGAGCAGATGACAGCAGAAGACAAAGCAACCATATTAATGCCCGTTCAGGAGA AAGTTTCCAGCACAGACACAGGCTCGGCTACGCTGCTGACAGCCTCCAAACGGCCTCACGACTCAG ACACGGGGCCAGAAGAGGAGGCGACGGCGGCGAAGAGGGCGAGGCCCAGTGAGGAGGGTGCGTCCCACGGCGGGCAGAAGCAGAGGAGCCGGCGGCGATGCCACTGCTGCCAGAGCAAACTGGAGCTGGTGCAGCAGGAGCTGGGCCTGTGCCGCTGTG GTAACGTCTTCTGCATGCTGCACCGTCTACCCGAGCAACACGACTGCCGTTTCGACCACCTGGGTCGCGGTCGCCAGGAGGCCGTGCTTAAGATGGTAAAGCTGGATCGCAAGGTGGGCCGGTCATGCCAGCGCATCGGGGAGGAGTGTTCCTGA